The region TCCGTCCGGCGACACCACGCGCGAACTGGTCGCCGAAGATGATGAAGACGAGCAGCGTCGGCAGCGCAGTCAGGAACGCGCCGGCCATCCGCAGCCCGAAATCGACGCCTTCGAGGCTCGCACCCAGTCCCACGAGCGAGAGGGTCACCGGGGCCGACGGTCCCGTGCCCCCGACGAGGATCAGCGCGAACAGCAGTTCGTTCCAGATCTGCGTGAACTGGTAGATCAGCACCACCGCGAACATCGGTCCCGACAGCGGCAGAATGATGCGTCGATAGATCTCGAAGACGCCCGCGCCGTCGAGGCGCGCCGCCTCGACCATCTCCTCGGAGAGGCCCATGTAGTAGCCCCTGAACAGCACCGTCGAGATGGGGATGCCGTAGGCGGTGTGCGTGACGATCAACTCGATGAGATCCGCGTGATACGGCTCGAACAGCGGCAGTGCCCACAGCGGCGACAGCATCTCCTCGAGCGGTATCATCGACCAGAACTGCGACAGCGGTACCAGCACGGCCTGATACGGGATGAACACGCCGGCGACGAACAACGCGAAGATCGGTACCTGCCCCTTCCAACTGATCTGTGTCAGACCGTAGGCCGCGAGGCTGCCGAACAGCGCACCGAGCACCGTCGCCGGAATCGTCATCACGAGGCTGTTGACCAACCCCGACGAGAGCGTGTCGAACGCCGCCATCCAGTTTTCGAGGGTGAACCCACCCGGTCCAGGCGGGAGATACGGCGCGGTGCCGACGACCGCCTCGTCGGTCTTGAACGACGTGACGAGACCCGCCTCGATGGGAATCAGGAAGTAGACGGCGATGACCGCGAGCAGCGCGTACAGGAGGATGCGTCCCCTGCCGATGGCCGCGCGGAGGTCGCCCGTCGACGAGCGGGGACTCGTCGACGATCCGCCGTCGGTCGCGGCGGTTTCCTGACTCATAGCGCACCCCGGCGGTGCTGGCTGTAGAGATACGGGATGACGACGAGCAGCGCGAG is a window of Halococcus sediminicola DNA encoding:
- a CDS encoding carbohydrate ABC transporter permease, translated to MSQETAATDGGSSTSPRSSTGDLRAAIGRGRILLYALLAVIAVYFLIPIEAGLVTSFKTDEAVVGTAPYLPPGPGGFTLENWMAAFDTLSSGLVNSLVMTIPATVLGALFGSLAAYGLTQISWKGQVPIFALFVAGVFIPYQAVLVPLSQFWSMIPLEEMLSPLWALPLFEPYHADLIELIVTHTAYGIPISTVLFRGYYMGLSEEMVEAARLDGAGVFEIYRRIILPLSGPMFAVVLIYQFTQIWNELLFALILVGGTGPSAPVTLSLVGLGASLEGVDFGLRMAGAFLTALPTLLVFIIFGDQFARGVAGRT